The following are encoded together in the Poseidonibacter lekithochrous genome:
- a CDS encoding type II secretion system F family protein: MLFKYQGFDSNGLKVKSKLEASTLEEAKSKLKAKSILYTTLEEENFNFSKFSFKRKKSLNLSSLSYLSRDLSIYLDSGISLISAINLLKQRYKNDKTLSSFFESISTYLDEGKTFYVALDSQNVLNLPEFYKQSIKISENGGLLESVLLELSTFLKEQDRIKKQASSALAYPLFILFISMFMVGFMLSFIVPKITDIFTQIDQELPQSTKIVIALGDFFSANYIYIILGITAFIFSFIYLMKNSKSFKYGFDKLVLKIPFFSTMIEQAELSRFSYMNSILIKSGIPIVQSINLSANILKNSVIKRVFVEASQSVVEGKKLSVLLSVNKIHKIDESFIHSIAIGEDTSKLYEILSNLAVLYSEANKDKTDIFLSLLEPIFMLFVGVTIGFIVISMLLPIFSMNLG; encoded by the coding sequence ATGCTTTTTAAATATCAAGGTTTTGATTCAAATGGTCTAAAAGTAAAATCAAAACTAGAAGCTTCTACTTTAGAAGAAGCAAAATCAAAACTAAAAGCTAAAAGTATTTTATATACTACTCTTGAAGAAGAAAATTTTAATTTTTCTAAATTCTCTTTTAAAAGAAAAAAATCATTAAACCTTTCATCTTTATCGTACTTAAGTAGAGATTTAAGTATTTATCTTGATTCTGGAATCTCTCTTATCTCAGCTATAAATCTTTTAAAACAAAGATACAAAAATGATAAAACTTTAAGTTCATTTTTTGAATCTATTAGTACTTATCTTGACGAAGGTAAAACTTTTTATGTGGCACTTGATTCTCAAAATGTTCTTAATCTTCCTGAATTTTATAAACAATCTATTAAAATCAGTGAAAATGGTGGTTTATTAGAGTCTGTATTATTGGAACTTTCAACATTTTTAAAAGAACAAGACAGAATTAAAAAACAAGCAAGTTCAGCATTAGCATATCCATTATTTATACTTTTTATATCTATGTTTATGGTTGGGTTTATGTTAAGTTTTATTGTTCCTAAGATTACAGATATATTTACTCAAATAGATCAAGAACTTCCACAAAGTACTAAAATAGTTATTGCTTTAGGAGATTTCTTTTCCGCTAACTATATTTACATTATATTAGGAATTACAGCTTTTATTTTTTCTTTTATTTATTTGATGAAAAATTCTAAATCTTTTAAATATGGCTTTGATAAATTAGTTTTAAAAATACCATTTTTCTCTACTATGATTGAGCAAGCTGAACTATCTAGGTTCTCTTATATGAATTCTATTTTAATTAAATCTGGAATTCCTATTGTTCAATCAATTAACTTAAGTGCAAATATTCTAAAAAATTCAGTTATAAAAAGAGTTTTTGTAGAAGCTTCTCAAAGTGTAGTTGAGGGTAAAAAACTATCAGTTTTACTTAGTGTAAATAAAATCCATAAAATTGATGAATCTTTTATTCACTCTATTGCCATTGGTGAAGATACTAGTAAACTGTATGAAATACTAAGTAATCTAGCTGTTTTATATAGTGAAGCAAATAAGGATAAAACAGATATATTCTTATCTTTATTGGAACCAATATTTATGTTATTCGTTGGTGTTACTATTGGTTTTATTGTTATCTCTATGTTATTACCTATTTTTTCAATGAATTTAGGTTAG
- the gspG gene encoding type II secretion system major pseudopilin GspG — MKKAFSLMELMVVIIILGLLAAFVLPNLTGKSDEAKDKIVCIQMKSVAQTIKMYKLDTSSYPQTEEGFKILVEKKYFDDNKLPKDAWSNEFVYILNDDSFDLISFGGDKKEGTSDDIYLSKCNNK; from the coding sequence GTGAAAAAAGCATTCTCTTTAATGGAATTAATGGTTGTAATTATTATTTTAGGACTATTAGCTGCATTTGTATTACCAAACTTAACTGGTAAAAGTGACGAAGCAAAAGATAAAATTGTTTGTATCCAAATGAAAAGTGTTGCTCAAACTATCAAAATGTATAAACTTGACACTTCTTCATACCCTCAAACAGAAGAGGGTTTTAAGATCTTAGTTGAAAAGAAATATTTTGATGACAACAAACTTCCAAAAGATGCTTGGAGTAATGAGTTTGTATATATTTTAAATGATGATTCATTTGATTTAATTTCATTTGGCGGAGATAAAAAAGAGGGTACTTCTGACGACATCTATTTATCAAAGTGTAATAATAAATAA
- a CDS encoding YigZ family protein translates to MKFIQEEYENTYEEKKSKFIAHLMPYEKFHEVMNKLKEKHPKGRHFVYAYRYLNEFDQVVENSSDDGEPKGTSGKPSLAVLAGSGMINTGVIIVRYFGGIKLGTGGLVRAYGDSVNEVLTKATFFEYKKLMTKKLKCSYPDLSKLEYLLKQEDISIKDKEFSIDVILNIELTSNEWQLLLAKLPISISEEK, encoded by the coding sequence TTGAAGTTTATACAAGAAGAGTATGAAAACACTTATGAAGAGAAAAAATCAAAATTTATTGCTCATTTAATGCCTTATGAAAAATTTCATGAAGTTATGAATAAATTAAAAGAAAAACATCCAAAAGGTAGACATTTTGTTTATGCTTATCGATACCTAAATGAGTTTGATCAAGTAGTTGAAAACTCTAGTGATGATGGAGAACCAAAAGGTACTTCAGGAAAACCTTCTCTTGCTGTTTTAGCTGGAAGTGGAATGATAAATACAGGTGTTATAATTGTTCGGTACTTTGGTGGAATAAAACTAGGTACTGGTGGATTGGTAAGAGCTTATGGGGATAGTGTTAATGAAGTATTAACTAAAGCCACTTTTTTTGAGTACAAAAAGCTAATGACAAAAAAACTAAAATGTTCATATCCTGACTTATCAAAACTAGAATATCTATTGAAGCAAGAAGATATCAGTATAAAAGATAAAGAATTTTCAATTGATGTTATTTTAAATATTGAACTAACATCAAATGAATGGCAATTATTATTAGCAAAACTACCTATAAGTATCTCAGAAGAAAAGTAA
- a CDS encoding TlyA family RNA methyltransferase, whose amino-acid sequence MRIDQYLKENFDIQSRNKASELIKAKKIKVDGKIITKASLDVNENSNIEILEDDFFVSRAAYKLKYFLEELPNINLKNTISLDIGSSTGGFTQILLNNDVKEVICVDVGSNQLHEKIKADNRISFFENTDIRDFKSDKEFEIVTCDVSFISILNIIEDINRLANDKIIILFKPQFEVGTNVKRDKKGVVKDKKAIIKSREKFLDYTKLLNWELQYSSMSKLQGKDGNEEELFYFSK is encoded by the coding sequence ATGAGGATAGATCAATACCTAAAAGAAAACTTTGATATTCAAAGTAGAAACAAAGCTAGTGAGCTTATAAAAGCAAAGAAAATAAAAGTAGATGGCAAAATCATTACAAAAGCATCACTTGATGTAAATGAAAATTCAAACATCGAAATACTTGAAGATGATTTTTTTGTAAGTAGAGCAGCATACAAATTAAAATACTTCTTAGAAGAATTACCAAACATCAATTTAAAAAATACAATATCATTAGATATAGGTAGTAGTACAGGTGGCTTCACGCAGATATTACTAAATAATGATGTAAAAGAAGTTATATGTGTTGATGTTGGATCAAACCAATTACATGAAAAAATAAAAGCAGATAATAGAATCTCTTTTTTCGAAAATACTGATATTAGAGATTTCAAAAGTGACAAAGAGTTTGAAATAGTAACATGTGATGTTTCTTTTATTTCGATATTAAATATTATTGAAGATATAAATCGTCTTGCAAATGATAAAATTATAATACTTTTTAAACCCCAGTTTGAGGTTGGAACAAATGTCAAAAGAGATAAAAAAGGTGTTGTAAAAGATAAAAAGGCAATAATTAAATCAAGAGAAAAATTTCTTGACTATACAAAATTACTAAATTGGGAATTACAATATTCATCAATGAGTAAACTACAAGGGAAAGATGGAAATGAAGAAGAGCTCTTCTATTTTAGTAAATAA
- a CDS encoding bifunctional riboflavin kinase/FAD synthetase has translation MKKSSSILVNKNTITSIAIGGFDGMHGAHQKLFEQLDENGAILSIESGYANLTPKRYRQEYSKYPIYYYVLDNIKHLEGNAFIKLLNEEYPNLQKIVVGFDFCFGKGRKYCVKQLKELFHGEVVVLDEVKIDDIAVHSRIIRNYLKDGDIKTANILLTKEYKIYGKQIKGQGLGSTNFVPTINLYVEEFLLPNEGVYVTKTILNDTEYDSVTFLGHRVTTDGSYAIETHIFDKNIVNKDYSIQIKFFDKLRDNAKFDSFEELKEQIFRDIDEAKEYFK, from the coding sequence ATGAAGAAGAGCTCTTCTATTTTAGTAAATAAAAATACAATTACTTCTATTGCAATTGGTGGTTTTGATGGTATGCATGGTGCACATCAAAAACTATTCGAACAATTAGATGAGAATGGTGCAATTTTATCAATTGAGTCAGGATACGCAAACCTTACACCAAAAAGATATAGACAAGAGTATTCAAAATACCCAATATACTATTATGTACTTGATAATATTAAACACTTAGAAGGTAATGCTTTTATAAAACTACTTAATGAAGAATATCCTAATCTTCAAAAAATAGTAGTTGGTTTTGATTTTTGTTTTGGAAAAGGTAGAAAATACTGTGTAAAACAATTAAAAGAGTTATTTCATGGAGAAGTTGTAGTTTTAGATGAAGTGAAAATAGATGACATTGCTGTTCACTCAAGAATCATTAGAAACTATCTTAAAGATGGAGATATTAAAACAGCTAATATTTTATTAACAAAAGAATATAAAATCTATGGAAAACAGATAAAAGGTCAAGGATTAGGAAGTACAAATTTTGTTCCTACGATTAATTTATATGTTGAAGAGTTTTTATTGCCAAATGAAGGTGTTTATGTTACTAAAACTATATTGAATGATACAGAATATGATTCAGTAACATTCTTAGGTCATAGAGTGACAACAGATGGCTCTTATGCAATTGAAACACATATTTTTGATAAAAATATAGTGAATAAAGACTATTCAATTCAAATTAAATTCTTTGATAAATTAAGAGATAACGCAAAATTTGATTCTTTTGAAGAATTAAAAGAACAAATATTTAGAGATATTGATGAGGCTAAAGAGTATTTTAAATAA
- the cmoA gene encoding carboxy-S-adenosyl-L-methionine synthase CmoA, translating into MVDKVFEKSITKQFEFDEEVASVFDDMLNRSVPFYKEMQRLSINFASNFLEENDIVYDLGCSTGSTLIELSKNSNHNLNLIGIDNSEAMLNRAKNKCKAFGVNIDFINADLHDISYDDAKLILSNYTLQFIRPLQREKLVKKIQESLKDEGIFIFSEKVISSNSKLNKQSIDEYYNFKKTQGYSEFEISQKREALENVLIPYTEEENKKMILDAGFSHCETIFKWVNFATFIAIK; encoded by the coding sequence ATGGTAGATAAAGTATTTGAAAAATCAATAACAAAACAATTTGAATTCGACGAAGAAGTTGCATCGGTTTTCGATGATATGTTAAATAGGTCTGTTCCTTTTTATAAAGAAATGCAAAGATTATCAATTAATTTTGCAAGTAATTTTCTAGAAGAGAACGATATAGTATACGACTTAGGTTGCTCAACAGGTTCAACATTAATCGAGCTTTCAAAAAATAGTAATCATAACTTAAACTTAATAGGTATTGATAACTCAGAAGCTATGCTAAATAGAGCAAAAAACAAATGTAAAGCTTTTGGGGTAAATATTGATTTTATAAATGCTGATTTGCATGATATATCTTATGATGATGCAAAATTAATATTATCAAATTACACATTACAATTTATAAGACCTTTACAAAGAGAAAAACTAGTTAAAAAAATTCAAGAATCATTAAAAGATGAAGGTATATTTATATTTAGTGAAAAAGTTATATCATCAAACTCAAAATTAAACAAACAATCAATCGATGAATATTATAACTTTAAAAAAACTCAAGGTTACTCAGAATTTGAAATATCTCAAAAAAGAGAAGCATTAGAAAATGTATTAATACCATATACTGAAGAAGAAAATAAGAAAATGATATTAGACGCTGGATTCTCACATTGTGAGACAATATTTAAATGGGTAAACTTTGCCACATTTATTGCTATAAAATAG
- the bcp gene encoding thioredoxin-dependent thiol peroxidase, producing MLEIGNKAPDFCAVNQDDVEICSRDILGKWIVLYFYPKDLTPGCTTQACDFTDALPQFDDLDAVILGVSPDDTEKHRKFIDKKDLQITLLSDVEKKMCEAYGVWQLKKFMGKEYMGVVRSTFIINPKGEIAAIWEKVNVRKKKTVKGEKIEILHVNEVKEKIEELQANY from the coding sequence ATGTTAGAAATAGGTAATAAAGCACCAGACTTTTGTGCAGTAAATCAAGATGATGTAGAAATTTGTTCTAGAGATATTTTAGGAAAATGGATTGTTTTATATTTTTATCCAAAAGATTTAACTCCAGGTTGTACTACTCAAGCTTGTGACTTTACAGATGCACTTCCTCAATTTGATGATTTAGATGCAGTTATATTAGGAGTTAGTCCTGATGATACTGAAAAACATAGAAAGTTCATTGATAAAAAAGATTTACAAATTACTTTACTTTCAGATGTAGAGAAAAAAATGTGTGAAGCATATGGTGTTTGGCAACTTAAAAAATTCATGGGTAAAGAATATATGGGAGTTGTTAGAAGTACATTTATTATTAATCCAAAAGGTGAAATAGCTGCAATTTGGGAAAAAGTAAATGTAAGAAAGAAAAAAACTGTAAAAGGCGAAAAAATAGAAATTTTACATGTTAATGAAGTTAAAGAGAAAATCGAAGAATTACAAGCAAATTACTAG
- a CDS encoding plasminogen-binding N-terminal domain-containing protein, whose translation MKKLLNKFLLLSSVTLAASTTTYAENTVCYKNDWTSPSTIESTPMSGGECQGQYSIKQMKTKGWRILDIKVDSSQNKLNYKYLLTNEEINVSTSSENTVSTTKEETKKLSFKAFGLKIDNLKDNKTTIDIGNLIIGQSGIAIHLHDKEKKLIVANAKVISSNENNSIVEFSEFDDLKQDALPQSKRKVAVGDILALNYLYTSSLLIAPTQETFQAVRKNFKFNNFLHSDIFASSLKNEEEPLPSKKTIQDFAIKQNLGTIFIIVDDKVNVIDTKTFTILTSYKINYNDEDSKLPFYTRIEKIEESVFNSLSNISVSDFSIESLLGNDKSSNNELNYENYYKKLLGL comes from the coding sequence ATGAAAAAACTTTTAAATAAATTTTTATTATTATCAAGTGTTACTTTAGCTGCATCAACAACTACATATGCAGAAAATACAGTTTGTTATAAAAATGACTGGACTTCACCATCTACAATTGAGTCAACACCTATGAGTGGTGGAGAGTGTCAAGGTCAGTATTCAATTAAACAAATGAAAACAAAAGGTTGGAGAATTCTTGATATTAAAGTTGATTCTTCACAAAATAAATTAAATTATAAATATTTATTAACAAATGAAGAGATCAATGTATCTACATCATCAGAAAATACTGTATCAACTACAAAAGAAGAAACAAAAAAATTATCGTTTAAAGCATTTGGTTTAAAAATTGATAATTTAAAAGATAATAAAACAACAATAGATATTGGAAATTTAATTATTGGTCAAAGTGGTATTGCAATTCATTTACATGATAAAGAAAAAAAATTAATTGTTGCTAATGCTAAAGTAATTAGTTCTAATGAAAATAATTCAATAGTAGAATTTAGTGAATTTGATGATTTAAAACAAGATGCATTACCTCAATCTAAAAGAAAAGTTGCAGTTGGGGATATTTTGGCATTAAATTATTTATATACATCTTCACTACTAATTGCTCCAACACAAGAAACTTTTCAAGCAGTTAGAAAAAACTTCAAGTTTAACAACTTTTTACATTCAGATATTTTTGCATCTAGTTTAAAAAATGAAGAAGAACCACTTCCAAGTAAAAAGACTATTCAAGATTTTGCAATTAAACAAAATTTAGGAACAATTTTTATAATTGTAGATGATAAAGTAAATGTTATAGATACAAAAACATTCACAATATTAACTAGTTATAAAATAAACTATAATGATGAAGATAGTAAATTACCATTTTATACAAGAATTGAAAAAATTGAAGAAAGTGTATTTAACTCACTATCAAATATTTCAGTATCAGACTTTTCTATAGAGTCTTTATTAGGAAATGACAAGAGTTCTAATAATGAATTAAACTATGAAAACTATTATAAAAAACTTTTAGGATTATAA
- a CDS encoding FAD-binding oxidoreductase — translation MIDQKHLDYISSIVGEENIKSDKAHLIAYCYDATRERFEPDAVVFPRDEQDISKILKYCNEHKIVIVPRGAGSGFTGGALPSEGGITLSLERYMNKLIEIDMENMVGVVQPGLINMDFQKAAEEVGLFYPPDPASEQYSTLGGNVSENAGGMRAAKYGITKDYVVALRAVLPNGEIITAGKKTIKDVAGYNTAGILIASEGTLAIITEITLKLIPKPKFKQTYMGVFPDVNKAMNAVFKSLASGANPVAMEFLDALVIKALKQKFPQVELPDNAGGILVGDVDGSSPAEIESQLKTLKEAFAQYGSVDFIEAKDEAHGNSLWFARRNASPATMIYGTKKLNEDISVPRSKLPEALDAIYAIGEKYGFNVPCFGHAGDGNIHVNVMVKDKTNEKEMHDGHEAIKDIFQMVCDMGGTLSGEHGIGLSKAPFMNIAFNDAEIELFKNIKKAFDPNNILNPHKMGL, via the coding sequence ATGATTGATCAAAAACATTTAGATTATATTTCTTCAATCGTAGGCGAAGAAAATATAAAAAGTGATAAAGCACACTTAATTGCTTATTGTTATGATGCAACAAGAGAAAGGTTTGAACCTGATGCTGTTGTATTTCCAAGAGATGAACAAGACATATCAAAAATATTAAAATATTGTAATGAACATAAAATTGTAATTGTACCAAGAGGTGCAGGTTCAGGTTTTACAGGTGGAGCATTACCAAGTGAAGGTGGAATTACTTTATCATTAGAGCGATATATGAATAAACTAATTGAAATTGATATGGAAAATATGGTTGGAGTTGTTCAACCAGGTCTTATTAATATGGATTTTCAAAAAGCAGCAGAAGAAGTAGGTTTATTTTATCCGCCAGATCCAGCAAGTGAACAATACTCTACATTAGGTGGAAATGTAAGTGAGAATGCAGGTGGAATGAGAGCTGCTAAATATGGTATTACAAAAGATTATGTAGTTGCACTAAGAGCAGTTTTACCTAATGGTGAAATTATTACTGCTGGGAAAAAAACAATTAAAGATGTTGCAGGATATAACACTGCTGGTATTTTAATTGCTAGCGAAGGTACATTAGCAATTATTACTGAAATAACATTAAAATTAATCCCAAAACCAAAATTTAAACAAACATATATGGGTGTTTTCCCAGATGTAAATAAAGCAATGAATGCAGTATTTAAATCACTGGCATCAGGTGCAAATCCAGTTGCAATGGAATTCTTAGATGCATTGGTAATTAAAGCATTAAAACAAAAATTCCCTCAAGTTGAATTACCAGATAATGCAGGTGGTATTCTAGTGGGAGATGTAGATGGAAGTTCACCAGCTGAAATAGAATCTCAATTAAAAACTTTAAAAGAAGCATTTGCACAATATGGTTCAGTAGATTTTATTGAAGCAAAAGATGAAGCTCATGGAAATTCTTTATGGTTTGCAAGAAGAAATGCAAGTCCTGCAACAATGATTTATGGAACAAAAAAATTAAATGAAGATATTTCAGTTCCTAGATCTAAACTTCCAGAAGCATTAGATGCAATTTATGCAATTGGTGAAAAATATGGATTTAATGTTCCTTGTTTTGGTCATGCAGGTGATGGAAATATTCACGTAAATGTTATGGTTAAAGATAAAACAAACGAAAAAGAAATGCATGATGGACATGAAGCAATTAAAGACATTTTCCAAATGGTATGTGATATGGGTGGAACTTTATCCGGTGAACATGGTATTGGATTGTCAAAAGCACCATTTATGAATATCGCATTTAATGATGCAGAAATTGAACTATTCAAAAATATTAAAAAAGCATTTGATCCAAATAATATCTTAAATCCACACAAAATGGGATTATAA
- a CDS encoding YihY/virulence factor BrkB family protein — protein sequence MNEKIEKSIYKRFLNSIDSFFNDDTTYYAASLSFFTIFSILPIIALLIAIISSFDEFQSYIDIFTNYILNILNPTHSDDIVLALKNYISNSSKLGYLGIFYMLFVFIMFFKDYEYIVNKIHKTKRKAIHYSFIVYSIYLVVLPIIFAIINIAMSFYQSNILNEIFSYLFAWFVFYSLFKVSVNRKINNKAALISSLITLIILSITKNLFVYYVVYNKTYTTIYGSLATLLFTFFWIYISWVIYLYGIKMCHKLNLKYQLNNKEVD from the coding sequence ATGAATGAAAAAATAGAAAAAAGTATATATAAAAGATTCTTAAATAGTATAGATTCTTTTTTTAACGATGATACAACATATTATGCTGCATCATTAAGCTTTTTTACTATTTTTTCAATCCTTCCTATAATAGCACTACTTATAGCCATAATATCGAGCTTTGATGAATTTCAAAGTTATATTGATATCTTCACAAACTATATATTAAATATACTAAATCCAACCCATTCCGATGATATTGTTTTAGCACTAAAAAACTATATATCAAATTCAAGTAAATTAGGATATCTAGGTATATTTTATATGTTATTTGTATTTATTATGTTTTTTAAAGATTATGAATATATTGTAAATAAAATACATAAAACTAAAAGAAAAGCAATTCATTATTCATTTATTGTTTATTCAATTTATTTAGTAGTTTTACCAATAATATTTGCAATTATAAATATTGCAATGAGTTTTTATCAAAGTAATATACTAAATGAAATTTTTTCATACTTATTTGCATGGTTTGTATTCTATTCATTATTTAAAGTAAGTGTAAATAGAAAGATCAATAATAAAGCAGCTTTAATATCATCTCTAATCACACTTATTATACTTTCAATTACTAAAAATCTTTTTGTATACTATGTAGTTTATAATAAAACATATACAACTATATATGGCTCATTAGCAACATTATTATTCACATTCTTTTGGATATATATATCATGGGTTATTTATCTATATGGTATAAAAATGTGTCATAAATTAAATCTAAAATATCAACTAAATAATAAAGAGGTAGATTAA
- a CDS encoding 5'-methylthioadenosine/adenosylhomocysteine nucleosidase, with protein sequence MTKLAIMGAMEEEIEPLLAHFKNVNIVEFANNKYYEVNYNGLDIVIAYSKIGKVFASLTASTMIQKFGCDTLLFSGVAGAINPDLKIGDLIIADKLCQHDLDITAFGHPNGFVPGGSVFVETSEKLRTVAKDVANENDLKVIEGTIATGDQFVHSVERKDFIESTFKADALEMEGASVAVICDALEVPFFVLRAISDSADGGADIDFDEFLKSSAVNSANYLIKIVDKLQN encoded by the coding sequence ATGACTAAATTAGCAATTATGGGAGCTATGGAAGAGGAAATTGAACCTCTTTTAGCTCATTTTAAAAATGTAAATATTGTTGAATTTGCAAATAATAAATATTATGAAGTTAATTACAATGGATTAGATATTGTTATTGCATATTCAAAAATAGGTAAAGTGTTTGCTAGTTTAACTGCAAGTACAATGATTCAAAAATTTGGATGTGATACATTATTATTTTCTGGTGTTGCAGGTGCCATTAATCCAGATCTTAAAATTGGTGATTTAATTATTGCTGATAAATTATGTCAACATGATTTAGATATTACTGCATTTGGTCATCCAAATGGTTTTGTTCCAGGTGGTTCAGTTTTTGTTGAAACTTCTGAGAAACTTAGAACAGTGGCAAAAGATGTTGCAAACGAAAATGATTTAAAAGTTATTGAAGGCACTATTGCTACTGGTGATCAATTTGTTCACTCTGTTGAAAGAAAAGATTTTATTGAATCAACTTTCAAAGCTGATGCTTTAGAAATGGAAGGTGCAAGTGTTGCAGTTATATGTGATGCTTTAGAAGTGCCATTTTTTGTATTAAGAGCAATATCAGATTCTGCTGATGGTGGAGCAGATATTGATTTTGATGAATTTTTAAAATCATCAGCAGTTAATTCTGCTAATTACTTAATCAAAATTGTAGATAAACTACAAAACTAA
- the fabD gene encoding ACP S-malonyltransferase, giving the protein MKKVAFIFPGQGSQSVGMGKDFFENSDIAKDMISKASVRLGINFEELLFEENDNLGKTEFTQPAILLVSSIANAIFKEKCDIQAEFVLGHSLGEFSALVSSGALDYLDAVELVHRRGLFMTEACSGGGAGMMALVGMSDEDVERVCEEQRASGKQVWPANYNMDGQLVLAGIKADLESLVDTFKEAGAKRAIVLDMSVASHCELLTSAVENLKPYLEEYLKEEFLSVISNVTAKSYTTKDEAIELLASQLTKPVKYKHSVSANAENVDAFIEFGNGIVLKGLNRKICKSVPTLNVSDFASLEKTIEALND; this is encoded by the coding sequence ATGAAAAAAGTTGCTTTTATTTTTCCAGGACAAGGATCTCAAAGTGTTGGAATGGGAAAAGATTTCTTCGAGAATAGTGATATCGCAAAAGATATGATTTCAAAAGCTAGTGTGCGATTAGGAATTAATTTTGAAGAATTATTATTTGAAGAGAATGACAACTTAGGTAAAACTGAATTTACACAACCTGCTATTTTATTAGTAAGTTCTATTGCTAATGCAATTTTTAAAGAAAAATGTGATATTCAAGCAGAGTTTGTTTTAGGTCATTCTTTAGGTGAATTTTCAGCATTAGTATCTTCAGGTGCATTAGATTATCTTGACGCTGTAGAACTAGTACATAGAAGAGGTCTCTTTATGACTGAAGCTTGTTCTGGTGGTGGTGCAGGAATGATGGCATTAGTTGGTATGAGCGATGAAGATGTAGAAAGAGTTTGTGAAGAGCAAAGAGCCTCTGGAAAACAAGTTTGGCCAGCTAATTATAATATGGACGGACAGCTAGTACTTGCAGGAATTAAAGCTGATTTAGAATCTTTAGTAGATACATTTAAAGAAGCTGGTGCTAAAAGAGCAATCGTTCTTGATATGTCAGTTGCTTCACATTGTGAATTATTAACTTCTGCTGTTGAGAATTTAAAACCGTATTTAGAAGAATACTTAAAAGAAGAATTCTTATCAGTTATTTCAAATGTAACAGCTAAATCTTATACAACAAAAGATGAAGCTATTGAATTATTAGCTTCACAATTAACTAAACCAGTTAAATATAAACATTCTGTTTCAGCTAACGCTGAAAATGTTGATGCTTTTATTGAGTTTGGTAATGGTATTGTATTAAAAGGGTTAAATAGAAAAATTTGTAAATCAGTTCCAACTTTAAATGTTAGTGATTTTGCATCTTTAGAAAAAACAATTGAGGCTTTAAATGACTAA
- a CDS encoding FKBP-type peptidyl-prolyl cis-trans isomerase, whose protein sequence is MSKVIGIEYTLKDANTGEQLDTNVGQAPLEFIAGKGQIIPGLEAKLVEMEASETADVMVEPKDGYGEYNDEAVQLLPKEQFAGIELTEGMSLYGTGENGETVQVVVKSFTEDEVTIDYNHPMAGKTLMFSVVITSARAATEEELQTGVVGGMAAMGGGCCGGGGSSEPTQSQGGCGCN, encoded by the coding sequence ATGTCAAAAGTAATTGGTATAGAATATACATTAAAAGATGCTAACACTGGTGAACAATTAGACACTAATGTTGGTCAAGCACCTTTAGAATTTATCGCTGGAAAAGGTCAAATCATTCCAGGTTTAGAAGCTAAATTAGTTGAAATGGAAGCAAGTGAAACTGCTGACGTTATGGTTGAACCAAAAGATGGTTACGGTGAGTACAATGACGAAGCTGTACAACTTTTACCAAAAGAGCAATTTGCTGGTATTGAGTTAACAGAAGGTATGTCTTTATATGGTACTGGTGAAAATGGTGAAACTGTACAAGTTGTAGTTAAATCATTCACTGAAGATGAAGTAACTATTGATTACAATCACCCAATGGCTGGGAAAACTTTAATGTTCTCTGTTGTTATTACAAGCGCAAGAGCTGCAACTGAAGAAGAACTACAAACTGGTGTTGTAGGTGGTATGGCTGCTATGGGTGGCGGTTGTTGTGGTGGAGGAGGTTCGTCTGAACCTACTCAATCTCAAGGTGGATGTGGTTGTAATTAA